In Bacteroidia bacterium, one DNA window encodes the following:
- the folE gene encoding GTP cyclohydrolase I FolE: MQETTKTDATKPYQPESEIIEHIDLREFELSEDEKIEQIEFHFGKIMRILGLDLTDDSLKDTPLRVAKMYVKELFSGLNPDNMPSVKLFENKGEYNNMLVEKDITLFSTCEHHFVPIIGKAHVAYIPKDKVIGLSKINRIVQFYAKRPQLQERMTTQIADALKKILQTEDVGVVIEADHLCVQSRGINDTNSSTTSSCFLGQFKNEATKNEFLHYIRTSK, from the coding sequence ATGCAAGAAACAACAAAAACAGACGCAACCAAGCCCTATCAACCAGAAAGCGAAATAATAGAACATATTGACCTTCGTGAATTTGAGTTGAGCGAGGACGAAAAAATTGAGCAAATTGAATTTCACTTTGGCAAAATCATGAGAATTCTTGGTCTCGACCTTACTGATGACAGCCTCAAAGACACCCCATTAAGAGTAGCCAAGATGTATGTCAAAGAACTTTTTAGCGGTCTCAATCCCGACAATATGCCATCAGTCAAACTATTTGAAAACAAAGGAGAATACAACAACATGTTGGTTGAAAAAGACATTACCCTATTCTCTACTTGTGAACATCACTTTGTTCCCATAATTGGCAAAGCACACGTTGCATACATCCCTAAAGACAAGGTAATAGGACTATCAAAAATCAATCGTATAGTTCAGTTTTATGCAAAACGTCCTCAACTGCAAGAACGAATGACAACACAAATTGCAGATGCACTCAAAAAAATACTACAAACAGAAGACGTAGGAGTGGTGATTGAAGCAGATCATCTTTGTGTGCAATCTCGCGGAATCAATGATACTAACAGCTCCACAACCAGTTCTTGTTTCTTAGGGCAGTTTAAAAACGAAGCAACCAAAAATGAATTCTTACACTACATTCGAACATCAAAATAA
- a CDS encoding sigma-70 family RNA polymerase sigma factor, with translation MRKSETSQEQTVINYIINGNGAQYEFIVRKYNAHLYKIGRSYNFNHDDTLDLIQETFIQAYSHLRDFKGRSSFQTWLIRIMLNNCYKKKEKASYKHEIASQVHDNDTPMLIQSNPDPSKIYHNRELGKIIEDALSQVPHEYRMVFALREINGLSSAETAHLLELSESNVKTKLNRAKKMLQSIIEQSYSPSELFEFHDIHCNNMVARVLRETNKI, from the coding sequence ATGCGCAAATCTGAAACTTCTCAAGAGCAGACGGTTATCAATTATATCATTAATGGCAATGGTGCACAGTATGAATTCATTGTAAGAAAATACAATGCACACTTATACAAAATCGGGCGTTCCTACAACTTCAATCATGACGACACCTTAGACCTCATTCAAGAGACATTTATTCAGGCATATAGCCACTTAAGAGATTTTAAAGGACGCTCAAGTTTTCAAACTTGGCTTATCCGTATCATGCTCAATAATTGTTATAAGAAAAAAGAAAAAGCAAGCTATAAACATGAAATTGCTTCTCAAGTACACGATAACGACACACCCATGTTAATACAATCCAACCCTGACCCCTCTAAAATTTATCACAACCGTGAATTAGGCAAAATAATAGAAGACGCCCTTAGTCAAGTACCACACGAATATCGAATGGTATTTGCACTGCGAGAAATCAACGGTTTAAGTTCAGCAGAAACTGCACATTTACTTGAACTCAGTGAAAGCAATGTCAAAACCAAATTAAACAGGGCTAAGAAAATGCTGCAATCAATAATAGAACAATCATATTCTCCATCCGAGCTATTTGAGTTTCACGATATTCATTGTAACAACATGGTTGCGAGAGTATTAAGAGAAACAAACAAAATTTAA
- a CDS encoding DUF2480 family protein yields the protein MEIVNKIQASGIITLDLEQYYPAGERVLIDLRENLYMGLILKEKEFRDYIKTNDWQEFANKYVAITCTADAIVPTWAYMLVASKLNGIAKKVVFGNLDTLETILLLENLHKHINSQDYHNAKLVIKGCSKIKISEAAYVEITNMLLPHVQSLMFGEPCSTVPVFKKPKL from the coding sequence ATGGAAATCGTAAACAAAATTCAGGCAAGTGGCATTATCACTTTGGATTTAGAGCAATACTATCCAGCCGGAGAGCGCGTATTGATTGACTTAAGGGAAAATCTCTACATGGGCTTAATACTGAAAGAAAAAGAGTTTAGAGACTATATCAAAACAAATGATTGGCAAGAATTTGCAAACAAATATGTCGCAATAACATGCACAGCAGATGCAATCGTGCCGACTTGGGCATATATGCTCGTTGCAAGTAAATTAAACGGGATTGCCAAAAAAGTTGTTTTTGGGAATTTAGATACATTAGAAACCATACTCTTACTTGAGAATTTGCACAAACACATTAACTCTCAAGATTATCACAATGCAAAATTGGTAATTAAAGGTTGCAGCAAAATCAAAATTTCAGAAGCCGCTTATGTTGAAATAACCAATATGCTATTGCCTCATGTTCAATCTCTCATGTTTGGTGAACCTTGCTCAACCGTACCGGTATTTAAGAAGCCAAAACTTTAG
- a CDS encoding DUF4142 domain-containing protein: protein MKNLRKFSVLASTMLFATFIMPLNGSAQNAPKVSDPQIASIAVTANQIDVDYGKIALKKSKNESVRRFAQTMIDDHNGVIKMCVDLATKLGVTPETNDITKSLLADSKKITKTLNSKTGAAFDKAYIDNEVSYHEAVISTVENVLIPQAQNAELKALLVKVLPALKAHLEHAKMVQKEFSK, encoded by the coding sequence ATGAAAAATTTAAGAAAATTTTCTGTGTTGGCAAGTACAATGCTTTTCGCAACATTTATAATGCCTTTGAATGGAAGTGCACAAAATGCACCCAAAGTATCAGACCCCCAAATTGCTTCAATAGCAGTAACCGCAAACCAAATAGATGTGGACTACGGCAAAATTGCATTGAAAAAATCCAAAAATGAATCTGTAAGAAGATTTGCCCAAACCATGATTGACGACCATAATGGCGTTATCAAAATGTGTGTGGATTTAGCAACCAAACTTGGTGTAACTCCTGAAACTAATGATATTACAAAATCATTGTTAGCAGATTCTAAAAAAATCACTAAAACACTTAACTCAAAAACCGGAGCTGCATTTGACAAAGCCTACATTGACAATGAGGTTTCATATCACGAAGCAGTCATCAGCACTGTTGAGAATGTTTTAATTCCACAAGCGCAAAACGCTGAACTTAAAGCCCTGCTTGTCAAAGTGCTACCTGCATTAAAAGCACACCTTGAACATGCCAAAATGGTACAAAAAGAATTTTCTAAATAA
- a CDS encoding DpnD/PcfM family protein codes for MEMFKIEVQEFLSRIIEVEAETKDEAISKVLQLYRDEEIVLDLYDYVLTEIDEYID; via the coding sequence ATGGAAATGTTTAAAATTGAAGTACAGGAGTTTTTATCAAGAATAATTGAAGTGGAAGCTGAAACAAAAGATGAAGCGATTTCAAAGGTGCTTCAATTGTATAGGGATGAAGAAATTGTTTTAGATTTATATGATTATGTGTTGACGGAAATTGACGAGTATATTGATTAA
- a CDS encoding plastocyanin/azurin family copper-binding protein: MIRRVLQIGLASLFSMYFLSSCNNTGTTTADNQADSTVVSAATPAFASDTIIIEEMQFKPQEITINKGDTLIFVNKDIVAHDATDVDSIWKSPAMQNGDTWQIVPQKSTDYYCSIHMVMKGKIIINDMQ; this comes from the coding sequence ATGATACGTAGAGTATTGCAAATCGGTTTAGCTTCATTATTCAGTATGTATTTCTTAAGCAGTTGCAACAACACAGGAACAACCACTGCTGACAACCAAGCAGACAGTACCGTTGTTTCGGCTGCGACACCTGCTTTTGCAAGCGACACAATCATCATCGAAGAAATGCAGTTTAAACCTCAGGAAATCACAATTAACAAAGGTGATACACTTATATTTGTAAATAAAGACATTGTAGCACATGATGCTACTGATGTTGACAGCATTTGGAAATCTCCTGCTATGCAAAATGGTGATACTTGGCAGATTGTACCCCAAAAATCTACTGACTACTATTGTAGCATTCACATGGTAATGAAAGGAAAAATCATTATAAACGACATGCAATAG
- a CDS encoding isocitrate lyase/phosphoenolpyruvate mutase family protein yields MKNFANQQQKAKLFFDLHHSGELLILPNIWEPLGALLLQEIGYKAIATASASMAFTQGHLDGEKMTFDDFLSQVTKIANAVSIPVSVDFESGYSDSNEQLSQHINTLIDAGVIGINIEDSDKKTHRLLDYKTQAAKIKTIRETAQERDIHFFINARTDTYIYRKESSAEDILAETIERGLSYKEAGADCLYPIVMKKLQDIQTTVEAVKLPVNILTLQGIPSFNTLQKIGVARVSLGPALLKYAIKSMKELAEQLQHKEGLEAITENPITSDFLEALIKNAK; encoded by the coding sequence ATGAAAAATTTTGCAAATCAACAGCAAAAAGCCAAACTCTTTTTTGACTTACATCATTCAGGGGAACTGCTCATTCTGCCAAATATTTGGGAGCCTTTAGGAGCACTATTATTACAAGAAATCGGATATAAAGCCATTGCAACGGCAAGTGCTTCAATGGCATTTACACAAGGTCATTTGGATGGAGAAAAAATGACTTTTGATGATTTCCTTTCCCAAGTTACCAAAATTGCAAACGCAGTATCCATTCCTGTTTCTGTAGATTTTGAAAGTGGCTATTCCGACAGTAACGAGCAACTCTCCCAACACATCAACACGCTTATAGATGCCGGTGTTATTGGGATAAACATCGAAGATTCCGATAAAAAAACACACCGCTTGCTGGATTACAAGACACAGGCAGCCAAAATAAAGACCATACGCGAAACTGCTCAAGAGAGAGACATTCACTTTTTTATCAATGCAAGAACTGACACATATATTTATCGCAAGGAAAGCAGTGCCGAAGATATCCTTGCTGAAACCATTGAAAGAGGTCTATCATATAAAGAAGCCGGTGCTGACTGCTTATATCCAATCGTAATGAAAAAATTACAAGACATTCAAACAACAGTTGAAGCGGTTAAATTGCCTGTAAACATTCTTACTTTGCAAGGTATTCCTTCGTTTAACACTTTGCAAAAAATTGGAGTTGCCAGAGTGAGTTTGGGTCCTGCTTTGCTCAAATATGCCATAAAATCAATGAAAGAGCTTGCAGAACAACTGCAACACAAAGAAGGATTAGAAGCTATTACAGAGAACCCAATCACATCTGACTTTCTTGAAGCGTTGATTAAGAATGCTAAGTAA